A region from the Carassius carassius unplaced genomic scaffold, fCarCar2.1 SCAFFOLD_77, whole genome shotgun sequence genome encodes:
- the LOC132139443 gene encoding transmembrane protein 60-like: MSLAQRVLLTWIFSLLFLILLVLKLDGKVKWSWFLVFLPVWVFDSILLLMLGVKVAGRCRAGYEPRLKLWYLLALMMKVGFCVTLCARLEQLTNLRLLIICVPFWTLLTGALIQLGYNILPQRTD, translated from the coding sequence ATGTCTCTGGCTCAGAGGGTTCTGCTGACCTGGATCTTCTcgctcctcttcctcatcctgcTGGTGCTGAAGCTGGACGGAAAGGTCAAGTGGAGCTGGTTCCTGGTCTTCCTGCCCGTCTGGGTGTTTGACAGCATCCTGCTGCTGATGCTGGGTGTGAAGGTGGCGGGCCGCTGTCGGGCGGGTTACGAGCCGCGGCTGAAGCTCTGGTATCTGCTGGCTCTGATGATGAAGGTGGGCTTCTGTGTGACTCTGTGTGCGCGGCTGGAGCAGCTGACCAACCTACGACTGCTGATCATCTGTGTGCCCTTCTGGACACTGCTGACCGGAGCCCTGATCCAGCTGGGATACAACATCCTGCCCCAGCGcacagactga